From a single Apium graveolens cultivar Ventura chromosome 2, ASM990537v1, whole genome shotgun sequence genomic region:
- the LOC141706202 gene encoding pre-mRNA cleavage factor Im 25 kDa subunit 2-like, translating to MTSPVINAYQLSNYTFGTKEYKMEITSVDDRLARMKTNYMKEGMKTSVEGILLVHEHNHPHILLLQICDTFCKLPGGRIKPGESETAGLKRKLSRKLGATGVQPDWQIGECVGTWWRPNFETLMYPYCPPHITKPKKCKKLFLVHLSERQYFAVPKNLKLMAVPLLELYDNVQWYGPVISAIPQQLSRFQFNMLEE from the exons atgacgaGCCCCGTGATAAACGCATACCAACTATCAAACTACACATTTGGAACCAAGGAGTATAAGATGGAGATCACTTCAGTTGATGATCGTCTTGCTCGCATGAAAACCAA TTACATGAAAGAAGGCATGAAGACTAGTGTTGAAGGAATTTTATTG GTGCATGAACATAATCATCCCCATATTCTTCTTCTGCAAATTTGTGATACGTTCTGCAAACTTCCTGGGGGGCGTATCAAGCCAGGAGAAAGCg AAACTGCCGGACTAAAAAGAAAACTCTCGAGAAAGCTTGGAGCTACTGGTGTTCAGCCTGATTGGCAG ATAGGGGAATGTGTTGGTACGTGGTGGCGGCCTAATTTTGAAACGTTGATGTACCCATACTGCCCTCCCCATATAACAAAGCCTAAG AAGTGCAAGAAACTTTTTCTTGTTCATTTGTCCGAGAGACAATACTTTGCAGTTCCAAAGAATTTGAAACTTATGGCTGTTCCATTGTTAGAACTCTACGACAATGTTCAG TGGTACGGGCCTGTTATATCAGCCATTCCTCAGCAGCTGTCTAGATTTCAGTTTAACATGTTGGAGGAGTAA
- the LOC141706203 gene encoding pre-mRNA cleavage factor Im 25 kDa subunit 2-like, with product MASPVINTYQLSNYTFGTKEWKMEKDTSVADRLARMKTIYMKEGMRTTVEGILLMHEHNHPHILLLQIGDTFCKLPGGRIKPGESEIAGLKRKLTSKLGAASAGHQPEWQIGECVGTWWRPNFENVMYPYCPPHITRPKECKKLFLVHLSEKQYFAVPKNLKLLAVPLYELYDNAQRYGPIISTIPQQLSRFQINKLEV from the exons ATGGCGAGCCCTGTGATAAACACATACCAACTATCAAACTACACATTTGGAACCAAAGAATGGAAGATGGAGAAAGACACTTCTGTTGCTGATCGTCTTGCTCGCATGAAAACTAT TTACATGAAAGAGGGCATGAGGACTACTGTTGAAGGAATATTGTTG ATGCATGAACATAATCATCCCCATATACTTCTTCTGCAAATTGGGGATACGTTCTGCAAACTTCCTGGGGGGCGTATCAAGCCAGGAGAAAGCG AAATTGCCGGACTGAAAAGAAAGCTTACCAGCAAACTTGGAGCTGCATCGGCTGGTCATCAGCCTGAATGGCAG ATAGGGGAATGTGTCGGTACGTGGTGGAGGCCAAACTTTGAGAACGTAATGTACCCATACTGCCCTCCACATATTACAAGGCCCAAG GAGTGCAAGAAACTTTTTCTCGTTCATTTGTCCGAGAAACAGTACTTCGCAGTTCCAAAGAATTTGAAACTTCTGGCTGTTCCATTATACGAACTCTACGATAATGCTCAG AGGTACGGGCCTATTATATCCACCATTCCTCAGCAGTTGTCTAGATTTCAGATAAACAAGTTGGAGGTATAA